The proteins below come from a single Manduca sexta isolate Smith_Timp_Sample1 chromosome 3, JHU_Msex_v1.0, whole genome shotgun sequence genomic window:
- the LOC115441240 gene encoding transcriptional activator protein Pur-alpha isoform X1: MSDIGSGDEGISSQKYHGQGMDAGGNNFDSGQQPQEQELATKMLQIQSKRFYLDVKQNRRGRFIKVAEIGADGRRSQIFLAMSTAAEFRDHLSSFSDFYSSLGPPNPDNVPDDGKLKSEMMLKDNRRYYLDLKENSRGRFLRVSQTITRGGPRSQVALPAQGMIEFRDALTDLLDDFGTDDGGILPEEPRIWFKGELPEGRHLRVDNKNFYFDIGQNNRGIYMKVSEEVVAKKFAVRRLEEVKSNFRTAITIPEKCWSRFRDILADYCDKMCRAHQQNADSHQDTFSGGASNRI, translated from the exons GTCAACAGCCACAAGAGCAGGAGTTGGCGACGAAGATGCTGCAGATCCAGTCGAAGCGGTTCTACCTCGACGTGAAGCAAAACCGCCGCGGCAGGTTCATCAAGGTCGCTGAG ATCGGCGCGGACGGGCGTCGCAGTCAGATCTTCCTGGCGATGTCGACGGCGGCCGAGTTCCGCGACCACCTGTCCAGCTTCAGCGACTTCTACTCGTCGCTCGGCCCGCCCAACCCCGACAACGTGCCCGACGACGGCAAGCTCAAGTCTGAGATGATGCTCAAG GACAACCGGCGGTACTACCTGGACCTGAAGGAGAACTCGCGCGGGCGGTTCCTGCGCGTGTCGCAGACCATCACGCGCGGCGGCCCGCGCTCACAGGTGGCGCTGCCGGCGCAGGGCATGATCGAGTTCCGGGACGCGCTCACCGACCTGCTCGACGACTTCGGTACCGACGACGGCGG GATATTGCCGGAGGAGCCACGGATCTG GTTCAAAGGGGAACTGCCCGAGGGGCGGCACCTACGCGTAGACAACAAAAACTTTTACTTCGACATCGGGCAGAACAACCGCGGCATCTACATGAAAGTTAGCGAG GAGGTGGTGGCAAAAAAATTCGCGGTCCGTCGTCTCGAGGAG GTGAAGAGCAACTTCCGCACGGCGATCACGATCCCGGAGAAGTGCTGGAGCCGGTTCCGCGACATCCTCGCCGACTACTGCGACAAGATGTGTCGCGCGCACCAACAGAACGCCGACTCGCACCAG GACACATTCAGCGGCGGCGCGTCGAACCGCATTTGA